Proteins from a genomic interval of Flammeovirgaceae bacterium SG7u.111:
- the wecB gene encoding UDP-N-acetylglucosamine 2-epimerase (non-hydrolyzing), whose product MIKKVLVCVGTRPNLIKITQFESVFKKYPDLEFVLLHTGQHYDYQMNQVFFEELQIKKPDVFLGVKGKSQLGTIADILSKMEEVLTEMNPDLVMVPGDVNSSLACALAAHRLGYPVAHIESGLRSEDRTMPEELNRILIDDLSDIHLVTEPSGEQNLKKESKNHSVIEYVGNTMIDSLVAYQPMVAKSSVLEKLSLESNSFTTVTFHRPVNVDNQDSLIEVVNIIKGLSKSITVVFPVHPRTKKQLVEHGLFESLENEKNVVLTEPLGYFDFMKLVSNSKFIVTDSGGIQEETTFLQVPCLTIRPNTERPVTITEGSNTLLPLDQKLVFTEVEKIMDGTYKSGEVPALWDGKATERIVKAISGYFKN is encoded by the coding sequence ATGATAAAGAAGGTATTAGTTTGTGTTGGTACGCGCCCAAATCTTATAAAAATCACCCAATTTGAGTCTGTTTTTAAAAAATATCCCGATTTAGAATTTGTTTTATTGCATACTGGTCAGCACTATGATTACCAGATGAACCAGGTGTTTTTTGAAGAACTTCAAATTAAAAAGCCTGATGTGTTTTTGGGTGTGAAGGGTAAGTCCCAATTGGGAACTATTGCCGATATACTTTCAAAAATGGAAGAGGTGTTAACTGAAATGAACCCAGATTTGGTGATGGTGCCTGGCGATGTGAACTCTTCTTTGGCTTGTGCCTTGGCTGCCCATAGGTTGGGCTATCCTGTTGCCCACATAGAAAGTGGCTTAAGAAGTGAGGACAGGACCATGCCAGAAGAGCTAAATAGAATTCTGATAGATGACCTTTCCGATATTCATTTGGTAACCGAGCCAAGCGGTGAGCAAAATCTCAAAAAAGAAAGTAAGAATCATAGTGTAATTGAGTATGTAGGCAATACTATGATTGATTCATTGGTGGCTTATCAACCTATGGTTGCTAAATCTAGCGTATTGGAAAAGTTATCTTTAGAATCAAATTCCTTTACCACAGTAACCTTTCATCGACCAGTCAATGTCGACAATCAGGATAGCCTAATTGAGGTTGTCAATATCATCAAAGGCTTATCAAAATCAATCACAGTAGTATTTCCTGTTCATCCTCGAACCAAAAAGCAACTTGTGGAACATGGACTGTTTGAGTCTTTAGAAAATGAGAAGAATGTTGTACTGACAGAACCGCTTGGATATTTTGACTTTATGAAGCTAGTGAGTAATAGTAAATTTATCGTGACAGACTCAGGAGGAATTCAAGAAGAAACCACCTTTTTACAAGTACCTTGTCTCACTATTCGCCCAAATACTGAACGACCTGTTACGATTACTGAGGGTTCAAATACGCTCTTGCCTTTAGATCAAAAGCTAGTTTTTACCGAAGTGGAAAAAATCATGGATGGAACATATAAATCGGGTGAAGTTCCTGCTCTGTGGGATGGAAAGGCTACCGAAAGAATTGTTAAAGCTATATCAGGCTATTTCAAAAACTAA
- a CDS encoding CsgG/HfaB family protein yields the protein MKPVYVLLLVLSIFQFPQNASAQDEDKKIIAVTPFAYAGTRSAKAYASSLTEVVVGSVVKSNRFTVVDRTNFDDIFSEENLQKGESFIEGEVVEQGKKLGAQFIITGNLISASSEPVYREVPVSKDSEEKKKVLDGYKGKVSFSIKILDVTTGQIMATSTLGNDGSGNFWYFMSKYGTKEEAITEALKSADKPVFQFIDKHFPVSMRIFEITDQKKGRAKEIVVTGGSSKGLFVGQNLSIVEVREVTVDGKVLERKKPIGEAVITDIEDENFSKCKVRRSGAELVKEKFDSNANVFVITGQ from the coding sequence ATGAAACCAGTTTACGTACTGCTTTTAGTATTATCAATTTTCCAATTCCCTCAAAATGCTTCGGCTCAAGATGAAGATAAGAAAATCATCGCGGTAACTCCATTTGCTTATGCTGGAACTCGAAGCGCTAAAGCCTATGCTAGTAGCTTGACCGAAGTGGTAGTTGGCTCGGTAGTGAAATCCAACCGTTTCACAGTGGTGGATAGGACAAATTTCGATGACATTTTTTCAGAAGAAAACCTACAAAAGGGAGAAAGCTTCATAGAAGGAGAAGTTGTGGAGCAAGGTAAAAAACTTGGTGCGCAATTTATTATTACCGGAAACCTGATTAGTGCATCTTCTGAGCCAGTGTATAGAGAAGTGCCTGTGAGTAAAGACTCAGAAGAAAAGAAAAAAGTGCTGGATGGTTACAAAGGAAAGGTGAGTTTTTCCATTAAGATCCTAGATGTGACTACGGGTCAGATCATGGCAACTTCTACACTTGGAAATGATGGGAGTGGCAATTTTTGGTATTTCATGAGTAAGTACGGCACTAAGGAAGAAGCGATAACTGAAGCTTTAAAATCAGCTGATAAGCCTGTTTTCCAGTTTATTGATAAACATTTCCCTGTTTCAATGCGCATATTTGAAATTACCGATCAGAAGAAAGGGCGCGCAAAAGAAATTGTAGTTACAGGAGGTAGTTCAAAAGGACTTTTCGTTGGACAGAATTTGAGTATTGTGGAAGTAAGAGAGGTTACTGTAGATGGAAAAGTATTGGAGCGTAAAAAACCAATTGGAGAAGCGGTGATTACGGATATTGAAGATGAGAATTTTTCAAAATGCAAAGTAAGAAGAAGCGGTGCAGAACTTGTAAAAGAGAAATTTGACTCCAACGCAAATGTATTTGTGATCACTGGTCAATAA
- a CDS encoding T9SS type A sorting domain-containing protein gives MNKFLLVLLIFFGTDVLGQQFAFEHHDSVKVLRDGKELSLVGGGGTNSAQFNTIDLNADGVEDLVVFDRTNDKVSTFLAVNNQYKYAPDYEILFPQDLTFWMLLRDFDGDGKKDIFTSSTSGISVYKNMAAGTASPKWELFKETLSTFGFSGRLINLKVDVTDIPAISDIDGDGDLDVLNFKPLFGGTVEFHQNMSMERYGSVDSLEFDKITDRWGDFEECGTCNTYIFNQSAACRTKAETHAGSAILALDLNGDGDKEMLLGEITCENLVLLMNEGTVAEAKFNAVISSWPASNPIDMFVFPAAFHEDLDFDGKKDLVVSPNLFTNEADMVNFYTSNWYYKNTGTVENPEFTFVQNDFLQSEMLDFGEYAVPAFVDYDQDGDYDMFVGNRGKVVGGEFFATISHFENTGDNDLPIFELVNDDFAQLSDQELVSIKPSFADLNGDGRADLYFSARPYTARESAIYYLLATGSSPLVFDGNLQQFSISIEPSDEPLFFDVDEDGDMDLLLGKEKGASLHYYENLGDDVFEQKSIALGGIGFDSKNRELSIEIADILRDGKPELITGDFTGRLTIYPDFQEQLALAADTLIPSDEMVYNSITKQYTSPYFGQRFFPAALGSNLVLGSVNGGLHFLKSTQVVSGIEDGQIELAVVLYPNPAADEVYISSSQPFNVKVFNILGEQIANLGMVSPIKDFKIDTKKWEDGLYIIRLVGKEGYMSKKVIIKH, from the coding sequence ATGAACAAATTCTTACTTGTACTACTGATTTTTTTTGGGACTGATGTATTAGGTCAACAGTTTGCATTTGAGCACCACGATTCGGTGAAAGTGCTAAGGGATGGTAAGGAATTGTCACTTGTAGGAGGAGGTGGTACTAATTCTGCTCAGTTCAATACCATAGACCTAAATGCTGACGGAGTAGAAGATTTGGTGGTTTTTGATAGAACCAATGACAAAGTAAGCACATTTTTGGCGGTAAATAATCAGTATAAATATGCCCCTGATTATGAAATCCTATTCCCTCAAGACCTAACTTTTTGGATGTTGTTGAGGGACTTTGATGGGGATGGCAAGAAAGATATTTTCACCTCTAGCACAAGCGGAATATCTGTTTATAAAAATATGGCTGCTGGAACAGCCTCTCCAAAATGGGAGCTATTTAAGGAAACGCTTAGCACCTTTGGCTTTTCGGGTAGGCTGATCAATCTCAAAGTAGATGTAACAGATATTCCGGCTATTAGCGACATAGATGGTGATGGTGACTTAGATGTGTTGAATTTCAAACCGTTGTTTGGAGGCACTGTTGAGTTTCATCAGAACATGAGCATGGAAAGGTACGGGAGTGTAGATAGTTTAGAGTTTGATAAAATCACAGATAGATGGGGTGATTTTGAGGAATGCGGGACGTGTAATACGTATATTTTCAACCAATCGGCAGCTTGCCGTACTAAGGCAGAAACACATGCAGGTTCAGCTATTCTAGCCCTCGATCTGAATGGCGATGGCGATAAAGAAATGTTGTTGGGTGAAATCACTTGTGAGAACTTGGTGTTGCTCATGAATGAAGGAACTGTTGCCGAGGCAAAGTTTAATGCTGTTATTTCTTCATGGCCAGCATCTAACCCCATCGATATGTTTGTATTTCCCGCAGCTTTCCACGAAGACCTCGATTTTGATGGAAAAAAAGACTTGGTAGTCAGCCCAAATCTTTTCACCAATGAGGCAGATATGGTCAATTTTTACACTTCCAATTGGTATTACAAAAATACGGGGACAGTGGAGAATCCTGAATTTACCTTTGTCCAAAATGATTTTCTACAATCGGAAATGCTCGATTTTGGAGAGTATGCAGTGCCTGCTTTTGTAGATTACGACCAAGATGGAGACTACGATATGTTTGTGGGAAATAGAGGAAAAGTTGTAGGGGGGGAGTTTTTTGCAACTATCTCACATTTTGAAAACACAGGTGATAACGACTTGCCCATTTTCGAGCTTGTGAATGATGATTTTGCCCAGCTTTCTGATCAGGAGTTGGTGAGTATAAAGCCATCATTCGCTGACCTTAACGGCGACGGAAGAGCCGATTTGTATTTTTCTGCAAGACCATATACTGCTCGGGAATCTGCCATTTACTACCTGCTTGCCACCGGCAGTAGCCCTTTGGTATTTGATGGAAATCTTCAGCAATTCTCTATCAGCATTGAGCCTTCGGACGAGCCCTTGTTTTTTGATGTGGATGAAGATGGAGACATGGATTTATTATTGGGCAAAGAGAAAGGTGCATCGCTTCATTATTATGAGAATCTTGGTGATGATGTATTCGAGCAAAAAAGTATCGCTTTGGGAGGAATAGGTTTCGATTCCAAAAATAGAGAACTGAGCATAGAAATAGCCGATATTCTTCGCGATGGAAAGCCGGAACTTATTACAGGAGATTTTACTGGTAGGCTTACTATTTATCCAGATTTTCAGGAGCAACTTGCACTTGCTGCTGATACACTTATACCTAGCGATGAAATGGTCTATAATTCCATCACCAAACAATATACATCACCTTATTTTGGACAGCGTTTTTTTCCAGCTGCTTTGGGTAGTAATTTGGTATTAGGATCGGTCAATGGAGGGCTACATTTCCTGAAGAGCACCCAAGTAGTTAGTGGGATAGAAGATGGACAAATTGAGCTAGCAGTAGTCCTTTATCCCAACCCAGCTGCCGATGAAGTGTACATTAGCTCTTCTCAGCCTTTCAATGTTAAAGTGTTCAATATTCTTGGGGAACAAATTGCCAATTTGGGGATGGTTTCTCCTATTAAAGACTTCAAGATTGATACTAAAAAATGGGAAGATGGACTATATATAATCAGGTTAGTTGGCAAAGAAGGGTATATGTCTAAGAAGGTGATTATAAAACATTGA
- the accC gene encoding acetyl-CoA carboxylase biotin carboxylase subunit, translating to MKIGKILIANRGEIAVRIIRTAKEMGIGTVAVYSDADRNALHVRYADEAVHIGASPSAESYLKIEKIIEACKATQVDAVHPGYGFLSENADFARQLKAADIKLIGPSPESIETMGDKLMAKAAVKKRNVPLVPGSPDAISDITEAKIIANKIGYPVLIKASAGGGGKGMRIVENENELEEQMQRAISEAQSAFGSGLVFIEKFVTSPSHIEFQILGDQYGNVVHLFDRECSVQRRHQKVIEEAPSPKLSAEKRAEMGKYAVEVAKACNYEGAGTVEFVVDKDLNFYFLEMNTRLQVEHPVTELITQVDLVKEQIKIAQGEKLSFEQKDLKISGHAIEVRVYAEDPANSFLPDTGTLHTYRTPQGPGVRVDDGYEEGMEIPIFYDPMIAKLCTFAQNREGALKRMLRVIDEYHITGISTTLDFCRFVFEHPSFTEGGYNTKFIEDFFSANALKKNYVEKEGEIAAAFVNFLLENQQPTASEPLAKQKTSSKWKLRNH from the coding sequence ATGAAAATCGGAAAAATATTGATCGCTAATAGAGGAGAAATTGCAGTACGCATCATCCGTACTGCAAAGGAAATGGGCATTGGCACCGTAGCTGTCTATAGTGATGCAGACCGGAATGCTTTGCACGTAAGGTATGCAGATGAAGCGGTGCATATAGGAGCTTCGCCTTCTGCTGAATCTTACCTAAAAATCGAAAAAATAATAGAGGCATGCAAAGCAACCCAAGTAGATGCCGTTCATCCTGGCTACGGCTTTTTGTCGGAAAATGCTGATTTTGCCCGACAGCTCAAAGCCGCTGATATCAAGCTGATAGGTCCATCGCCAGAGTCCATAGAAACTATGGGTGACAAGTTGATGGCGAAAGCAGCGGTAAAAAAGCGAAATGTGCCTCTTGTCCCAGGTTCTCCCGATGCTATTTCTGATATAACAGAAGCGAAAATTATCGCTAACAAAATAGGCTATCCTGTTTTGATAAAAGCCAGTGCTGGCGGAGGTGGAAAAGGGATGCGAATTGTAGAAAACGAGAACGAACTAGAAGAACAAATGCAGCGGGCTATTTCCGAAGCTCAATCTGCTTTTGGAAGTGGTTTAGTTTTTATTGAAAAATTTGTGACTTCACCTAGCCACATCGAATTCCAAATTTTGGGAGACCAGTATGGCAATGTGGTTCATTTGTTTGATAGAGAATGCTCTGTCCAACGCCGACACCAAAAGGTGATTGAGGAAGCTCCATCGCCCAAGCTTAGTGCAGAAAAGCGAGCCGAAATGGGCAAATATGCGGTTGAGGTAGCCAAAGCGTGTAACTATGAGGGAGCGGGCACGGTAGAATTTGTAGTAGATAAAGACCTGAATTTTTACTTTTTGGAAATGAACACACGCCTTCAGGTAGAACATCCTGTAACAGAACTGATTACACAGGTAGATTTAGTGAAAGAGCAAATCAAAATAGCTCAAGGTGAGAAGCTTTCATTTGAACAAAAGGACTTAAAAATAAGCGGGCATGCCATTGAGGTGAGGGTGTATGCAGAAGATCCTGCCAACAGCTTTTTGCCAGATACAGGAACGTTACACACCTACCGTACTCCCCAAGGGCCAGGCGTGCGGGTAGATGATGGGTACGAAGAGGGAATGGAAATACCGATATTTTATGATCCAATGATAGCCAAACTATGCACTTTTGCCCAAAATCGAGAGGGCGCATTAAAAAGGATGCTCAGGGTTATAGATGAATATCACATCACGGGTATCAGTACGACCTTAGACTTTTGCCGGTTTGTTTTCGAACATCCAAGTTTTACAGAAGGTGGTTATAATACCAAATTCATTGAAGATTTCTTCTCCGCAAATGCATTGAAAAAAAACTATGTGGAAAAAGAAGGGGAAATTGCCGCCGCCTTTGTTAATTTTCTGCTCGAAAACCAACAACCTACGGCAAGTGAACCTCTTGCCAAACAAAAAACCAGTAGTAAATGGAAACTAAGAAACCACTGA
- a CDS encoding DUF6175 family protein: MKNSKLLVFGLAFIFFLSPAAIVPSANAQSSQKKLNAIVVPMAMEGESICDVLNKNIPQREAIEVLTAELRANGFNVTDFIPISRIVKSKGGCNGTNEEILNKIIQTSKSQVYFTAEPNFVKTSTGNYVSLSVTAFNAATHDMMSYQSAQSNKFYSENVKLLSKRAFNSLKEPLLADINAGASLLADIGGGGEVKNNVGPAEIKLESDVDVNIPSLNRVNKDAVAVIIGNRTYDSEIPSVDFALNDARTMKKYLIQTFGFREGNIIVEEDATQGNFQAIFGKEGDHKAKLYNYVKPGKSDVFVFYSGHGAPDPETKDGYFVPVDCDPSLVKFNGYSLNTFYQNLGQIEYKTLNVVIDACFSGSSDQGMLLKDISPVFIKSENTVLNDENAAVFTSCAPDQVSSWYRDKSHGLFTYFFLKGLQGDADNNSDRQLTVDELRTYLQDNVTYMARRLNNREQDPQITGESDKVILAY, translated from the coding sequence ATGAAAAACTCAAAGCTTCTAGTTTTTGGCCTTGCCTTTATTTTTTTTCTTAGTCCAGCGGCTATCGTTCCATCTGCAAATGCCCAATCTTCACAGAAAAAGCTCAACGCAATAGTGGTACCTATGGCTATGGAAGGGGAAAGCATTTGTGATGTACTCAACAAAAATATTCCTCAGCGCGAAGCAATAGAAGTATTGACCGCCGAACTTCGTGCCAATGGATTCAATGTGACTGATTTCATCCCGATTTCCCGAATTGTGAAATCGAAGGGAGGTTGCAACGGGACTAATGAAGAAATTCTGAACAAAATAATTCAGACGAGTAAGAGCCAAGTGTACTTTACGGCAGAGCCAAATTTTGTAAAGACTTCTACAGGAAATTATGTTTCCCTCAGCGTGACGGCTTTCAATGCGGCTACGCATGATATGATGTCGTACCAATCGGCACAGTCTAATAAATTTTACAGCGAAAATGTAAAGCTTTTGTCAAAAAGGGCTTTTAATAGCCTGAAAGAGCCTTTGTTGGCAGATATAAATGCAGGAGCAAGCCTGTTGGCAGATATAGGCGGTGGGGGAGAAGTAAAAAATAATGTTGGTCCTGCTGAGATAAAGCTAGAATCAGATGTGGATGTGAACATTCCTAGCCTCAATAGAGTAAACAAAGATGCGGTTGCAGTCATCATCGGGAATAGAACCTACGATTCTGAAATCCCTTCGGTAGATTTTGCCCTCAACGATGCTCGAACAATGAAAAAGTACTTGATACAGACCTTCGGGTTTAGGGAAGGAAACATTATTGTGGAAGAAGATGCTACGCAGGGAAATTTCCAAGCTATTTTTGGGAAAGAAGGCGACCATAAGGCAAAGCTGTATAATTATGTGAAGCCCGGAAAGTCAGATGTGTTTGTCTTTTATAGTGGGCACGGAGCACCCGATCCTGAGACAAAGGATGGCTATTTTGTACCAGTAGATTGCGACCCATCGCTGGTAAAGTTCAACGGCTATTCATTAAATACTTTCTACCAAAACCTTGGGCAAATAGAGTACAAAACGCTCAATGTGGTTATTGATGCCTGTTTCAGCGGATCTTCTGACCAAGGGATGTTATTAAAGGATATTTCTCCAGTGTTTATCAAGTCGGAAAACACCGTGCTGAATGATGAAAATGCGGCTGTGTTTACTTCTTGTGCCCCAGATCAGGTTTCATCTTGGTACAGAGACAAAAGCCATGGTTTGTTTACTTATTTCTTCTTGAAAGGATTACAAGGAGATGCAGATAATAACAGCGATAGGCAACTTACTGTTGACGAATTGCGTACTTACTTGCAAGACAACGTTACCTACATGGCTCGAAGGCTAAACAACAGAGAGCAAGACCCACAAATAACGGGTGAGTCTGATAAAGTCATTTTAGCTTATTAA
- the polA gene encoding DNA polymerase I, with translation MSSKKLFLLDAMALIYRAHFAFSKNPRVNSKGMSTGAVLGFTNTLWDIIKREQPTHIAVAFDTPKPTFRHVQFPEYKAQREAQPEDITVAIPYVKKMVKAFNIQLLEMDGFEADDVIGTIAKRCPSEGFEVFMMTPDKDYGQLVDEHIFLYKPAFMGNSFEVMGIPEILKKWDIERIDQVVDMLGMQGDAVDNIPGIPGIGPKTAAKLLHQFGSVEGVIENSDKLKGKQKERVEENAEQAILSKELARIKTDVPIECEVERMTYNGFDEAALKELFEELEFRTLGKRILGEELKKKTKAAPKKPAQGQQMSLFGAQPAAAATAEVEEEEEQVPATHLTIDLHPHDYRAVTTAEERKRLIHFLSLQKEFCFDTETTGVDPFEAELVGMSFGWKKGEAFYVPVPADEAGAKAIVAEFAEVFANPATMKIAQNIKYDMIVLENYGVKVKGKLFDTMLAHYLLEPDKRHNMDVLADTYLNYTPVSIETLIGKKGKKQGSMRDVDLALITEYASEDADITFQLKEELEPLLKKEAKLQELFSDVECELVPVLAAIERNGVKIDTEALKIFSDELQVSISELEKSIYQEAGTEFNINSPKQMGEVLFDKIKLVDKPKKTKTGQYATGEEILVNLASEHKIVENILEYRQLQKLKSTYVDALPELISPKDNLIHTSYNQAVAATGRLSSTNPNLQNIPIRTDKGREIRKAFVPRNNDYVIMAADYSQVELRIMASFSKDEVMIDAFRQGRDIHATTAAKIYNVPLEEVDGDMRRKAKTANFGIIYGISAFGLSQRLNIPRKEAAEIIDAYFNEFPSIKAYMDEIVNFARENEYVETILGRRRYLRDINSRNANMRGFAERNAINAPIQGSAADVIKMAMIKIQNWMVKEGLKSKMIMQVHDELVFDVYKSELELLKSKVTELMENAVELEVPLMVEAGVGETWLEAH, from the coding sequence ATGTCTTCAAAAAAACTATTTCTTCTCGATGCCATGGCGCTGATTTACCGCGCTCATTTTGCCTTTAGCAAAAATCCTAGGGTCAATTCCAAGGGGATGAGTACGGGGGCGGTGTTGGGCTTTACCAATACGCTGTGGGATATTATCAAAAGGGAGCAGCCTACGCACATTGCCGTGGCTTTCGACACGCCTAAACCTACCTTTAGGCATGTGCAATTTCCTGAGTACAAGGCGCAGCGTGAGGCGCAGCCCGAAGACATAACTGTTGCCATTCCTTATGTGAAAAAGATGGTGAAAGCTTTCAATATCCAACTATTAGAAATGGATGGCTTTGAAGCGGATGACGTGATTGGGACAATTGCCAAAAGGTGTCCTTCAGAAGGGTTTGAGGTGTTTATGATGACGCCTGATAAGGATTATGGGCAATTGGTAGACGAACATATTTTCTTGTACAAGCCTGCTTTTATGGGGAATAGTTTTGAGGTGATGGGCATTCCTGAAATCCTCAAAAAATGGGACATTGAGCGAATAGACCAAGTGGTGGATATGTTGGGCATGCAAGGCGATGCGGTAGATAATATTCCTGGAATCCCTGGAATTGGCCCTAAAACGGCGGCTAAGCTTTTGCACCAATTTGGCAGCGTAGAAGGGGTGATCGAGAATTCGGATAAGCTGAAGGGTAAACAAAAGGAGAGGGTGGAAGAAAATGCTGAACAAGCTATCTTATCCAAAGAGCTAGCTAGGATAAAGACGGATGTGCCCATTGAGTGCGAAGTGGAAAGGATGACGTATAATGGTTTTGATGAAGCGGCGTTGAAGGAGCTTTTTGAGGAGCTTGAGTTCAGGACGCTAGGCAAGAGGATTTTGGGAGAGGAGCTTAAAAAGAAAACCAAAGCTGCGCCCAAAAAGCCTGCCCAAGGTCAGCAAATGTCCCTGTTTGGGGCACAGCCAGCAGCTGCAGCTACTGCCGAAGTTGAAGAGGAAGAAGAGCAAGTTCCAGCAACGCACCTAACTATTGACCTTCATCCGCACGATTACCGAGCGGTAACTACTGCTGAGGAAAGAAAGCGATTGATTCATTTTTTGAGCTTGCAAAAAGAATTTTGCTTCGATACGGAAACTACTGGAGTAGATCCTTTTGAAGCTGAACTGGTCGGGATGTCTTTTGGCTGGAAGAAAGGGGAGGCTTTTTATGTGCCTGTTCCTGCCGATGAAGCCGGGGCAAAAGCTATTGTGGCGGAGTTTGCAGAAGTGTTTGCCAACCCAGCCACGATGAAAATTGCCCAAAACATCAAGTATGACATGATCGTACTGGAAAACTACGGAGTAAAAGTGAAAGGGAAGTTGTTTGATACCATGCTTGCCCACTACCTGTTGGAGCCAGATAAAAGGCACAATATGGATGTGTTGGCAGATACGTATTTGAACTACACGCCTGTTTCTATCGAAACTTTAATAGGGAAAAAAGGAAAGAAACAGGGAAGTATGCGAGATGTGGATTTAGCGCTCATCACTGAATATGCTTCGGAAGATGCGGACATTACCTTCCAACTAAAAGAGGAACTTGAACCTTTACTTAAGAAAGAGGCAAAACTTCAAGAGCTATTTTCCGACGTAGAATGTGAGCTAGTACCAGTGCTTGCCGCAATTGAAAGAAATGGGGTAAAAATAGATACCGAAGCGCTAAAGATCTTTTCCGATGAACTTCAAGTGTCTATTTCAGAGCTAGAGAAAAGTATTTACCAAGAAGCAGGGACGGAGTTCAATATTAATTCTCCTAAGCAAATGGGTGAGGTATTGTTCGATAAAATAAAGTTGGTAGATAAGCCCAAAAAGACTAAAACAGGGCAATATGCTACGGGCGAGGAAATTTTGGTAAACTTGGCTTCCGAGCATAAAATAGTAGAAAATATACTTGAATACCGCCAACTCCAAAAGCTGAAATCTACGTATGTAGATGCCCTCCCAGAGTTGATTAGCCCTAAAGATAATCTGATTCATACATCTTACAATCAGGCAGTTGCGGCAACAGGTAGGTTGAGCTCCACGAATCCGAACCTTCAGAATATTCCAATCCGAACGGATAAGGGTCGGGAAATTAGGAAAGCCTTCGTGCCTAGAAATAATGATTACGTGATCATGGCGGCGGATTATTCGCAAGTGGAACTTCGCATCATGGCATCGTTCAGCAAAGACGAGGTGATGATTGATGCTTTCCGCCAAGGCAGGGATATTCACGCTACTACAGCTGCAAAAATTTACAACGTACCGCTTGAAGAGGTGGATGGAGATATGAGAAGGAAGGCGAAAACAGCCAACTTTGGTATTATCTATGGTATTTCTGCTTTTGGTCTTTCTCAACGGTTGAACATTCCACGTAAGGAAGCAGCGGAGATTATTGATGCCTATTTCAATGAATTCCCTTCGATAAAAGCCTACATGGACGAAATAGTGAACTTTGCCAGAGAAAATGAATACGTGGAAACCATTTTGGGTAGAAGAAGGTATTTGAGAGATATCAATTCCCGAAATGCGAACATGCGTGGTTTTGCTGAGCGTAATGCGATCAATGCCCCTATCCAAGGCAGTGCAGCCGATGTTATTAAAATGGCGATGATAAAAATCCAAAACTGGATGGTGAAAGAAGGGTTGAAATCAAAGATGATCATGCAAGTGCATGATGAATTGGTGTTTGATGTTTACAAAAGCGAATTGGAATTGCTTAAGAGCAAAGTGACGGAGCTGATGGAAAATGCAGTTGAGCTTGAAGTGCCTCTAATGGTAGAGGCTGGTGTGGGCGAAACATGGCTGGAGGCTCATTGA